The following are encoded together in the Balneola sp. genome:
- a CDS encoding isoprenylcysteine carboxyl methyltransferase produces the protein MERGIEHSGAWVLALFVIVIASWLLYKYLAPKTWREWIGAGLIQGFIIALYAEMYGFPLTIYLMVRFLGLDSGSGDLNANLWSTLVGVGETGMMISMIAGYILLFGGFGIFIQGWRQLYRAKQENRLATDGLYGLVRHPQYTGLFIGLFGEGVIHWPTIFSVGLFPVIVIAYVLLAKREEKKVIEEFGEEYLKYKRNVPAFLPMKGKWKQFIQRSGNTVNKLD, from the coding sequence ATGGAACGAGGAATTGAACATTCAGGTGCCTGGGTGTTAGCACTTTTTGTTATCGTTATTGCGTCTTGGCTTTTATACAAATATCTGGCCCCAAAAACTTGGAGGGAGTGGATAGGAGCAGGATTGATTCAGGGCTTCATCATCGCATTGTATGCGGAGATGTACGGCTTCCCGCTTACCATTTATCTGATGGTTCGGTTCCTGGGGTTGGATAGTGGTAGTGGTGATCTAAACGCCAACCTTTGGTCTACTTTAGTGGGCGTTGGTGAAACGGGGATGATGATCTCGATGATTGCGGGCTATATCCTTCTTTTTGGTGGATTTGGCATTTTCATCCAGGGCTGGCGCCAACTGTATCGCGCCAAACAGGAAAACAGGCTTGCTACCGACGGGTTATACGGGCTGGTTAGGCATCCCCAATATACGGGGTTGTTTATCGGGCTTTTTGGAGAGGGTGTCATTCACTGGCCCACCATATTCTCCGTAGGCCTGTTCCCGGTCATCGTTATCGCTTATGTCCTGCTTGCCAAAAGGGAAGAGAAGAAAGTGATCGAGGAGTTTGGTGAAGAATATCTCAAATACAAACGGAACGTCCCGGCTTTTCTTCCGATGAAAGGAAAATGGAAGCAGTTCATTCAACGATCAGGAAATACTGTAAACAAGCTTGATTAG
- the lgt gene encoding prolipoprotein diacylglyceryl transferase, which yields MQPILFELGPFTIHTVSLFHTGGILIGIWWLYRQAIKNRVDPQKIMDLAVIVVLWAIIGARLFSILFDGSLQWYLQNPLKILMLWNGGFTFYGGFLFGLGAGIWYVRKHDLDLWQISDMAAPGLALGIAFGRLGCFFSGDSFGKPTDLPWAVTFTDSMSMAPTGIPLHPTQIYSTLVLLVVFGILLWWQKQQRFKGEIFLVFIMLYSVARSFVEIFRNDPRGVYLDGLISTSQIISLLVIIPALWLYFTKLRQNRRLKVEPSQ from the coding sequence ATGCAACCCATTCTTTTTGAACTCGGCCCGTTTACCATTCATACGGTTAGCCTGTTTCACACTGGTGGCATTCTTATAGGAATATGGTGGCTTTATCGTCAGGCCATAAAAAACCGCGTCGACCCTCAAAAAATAATGGATCTGGCTGTCATCGTCGTCCTCTGGGCCATTATTGGTGCGCGACTTTTCTCTATCCTGTTCGATGGCAGCCTGCAGTGGTACCTGCAAAATCCATTGAAAATTCTGATGCTCTGGAATGGAGGCTTTACGTTCTATGGAGGTTTCTTGTTCGGACTAGGAGCCGGGATTTGGTATGTACGAAAACATGATCTGGACTTATGGCAAATTAGCGATATGGCAGCGCCCGGCCTGGCGCTGGGCATCGCCTTTGGACGACTGGGCTGCTTCTTTTCGGGAGACAGTTTCGGCAAACCGACGGATCTTCCCTGGGCGGTTACCTTTACTGATTCAATGTCGATGGCCCCAACGGGTATCCCACTGCACCCCACCCAAATCTATTCCACGCTTGTCCTATTGGTAGTATTTGGCATTTTGCTTTGGTGGCAAAAACAGCAGCGTTTTAAAGGAGAAATCTTCCTGGTTTTTATTATGCTTTATTCTGTCGCACGGTCTTTTGTAGAAATTTTTAGAAATGATCCCCGGGGCGTTTATCTTGACGGCTTAATTTCTACCTCACAGATTATCAGCTTATTAGTGATAATACCAGCCCTGTGGCTGTATTTTACGAAACTTCGTCAAAACAGGCGTTTAAAAGTTGAACCTTCACAGTAA
- a CDS encoding type II glyceraldehyde-3-phosphate dehydrogenase gives MEKIKIAVNGYGVIGKRVAEAVTLQEDMELVGIGDVAADWRIKAAAAKGYAVFANTEEGRKTMREKHIPVAGDLDDLLELADLVVDCAPKKFGTQNAERYKTAGVKFIVQGGEKHETTGHSFSAENNYASALNRESTRVVSCNTTSIVRTLSALKRAGLLNKARGTLLRRATDPWESHKNGIMNTMVPEPEIPSHQGPDAQSVDPELDVVTAAVKVPQTLSHMHYWTVQLTKNASKEEVLEAFGTSTRTAFINMSDDLSANNAVKELMLDLGRPHGDMYEVAIWEDMLKVEGDELYYAYLVDNQAIVIPETIDAIRALTGTESDPQKSITKTNHSLGITQRFI, from the coding sequence ATGGAAAAGATCAAAATAGCCGTAAACGGATATGGCGTCATCGGAAAACGAGTGGCGGAAGCAGTAACCTTGCAAGAAGATATGGAACTGGTGGGCATCGGTGATGTAGCTGCCGACTGGAGAATAAAGGCAGCGGCAGCTAAAGGATACGCCGTGTTTGCCAATACCGAAGAAGGCCGCAAGACAATGAGGGAGAAACATATTCCGGTAGCCGGCGATCTTGATGACCTGCTTGAGCTCGCTGACCTGGTGGTGGATTGCGCTCCCAAAAAGTTCGGTACCCAGAATGCCGAACGGTACAAAACGGCCGGTGTGAAGTTTATTGTGCAGGGCGGGGAAAAGCACGAGACGACCGGGCATTCCTTCAGCGCGGAAAATAATTATGCCTCTGCTTTAAATCGGGAAAGTACCCGCGTGGTCTCCTGCAACACCACCTCTATCGTACGGACCCTCAGCGCATTAAAACGAGCGGGATTACTGAATAAAGCACGTGGTACGCTGTTGCGCCGAGCTACCGATCCGTGGGAAAGCCACAAAAACGGTATCATGAATACAATGGTTCCTGAACCGGAAATTCCCAGTCACCAGGGCCCGGATGCCCAGAGCGTAGATCCCGAACTGGACGTGGTAACTGCCGCGGTAAAAGTACCCCAAACACTTTCCCATATGCATTACTGGACCGTGCAATTAACCAAAAATGCATCTAAAGAGGAAGTCCTGGAGGCTTTCGGCACTTCTACCCGAACGGCCTTTATAAATATGAGCGACGACCTTTCCGCCAATAACGCCGTTAAGGAGCTGATGCTGGACCTGGGACGCCCGCACGGCGATATGTACGAAGTGGCCATCTGGGAAGATATGCTCAAAGTGGAAGGCGATGAGTTGTATTACGCCTACCTGGTCGATAATCAGGCCATCGTTATTCCCGAAACTATCGACGCCATCCGAGCGCTTACCGGCACCGAGTCGGATCCTCAAAAATCCATTACCAAAACGAACCATTCGCTGGGCATTACACAGCGGTTCATATAA
- a CDS encoding copper-transporting ATPase: MTLDEIFVLIGGILLIALVAWYFWFSSSEGTRVQSGTGGLQEALIKVKGGYSPNVIVVDAGKPVRLNFLREETAACSEQVIFPDFGKQATLTPHKTISVEFIPDTPGEYEFQCAMGMLRGKLIVE, encoded by the coding sequence ATGACACTTGATGAAATTTTTGTACTAATCGGTGGAATCCTGCTTATCGCGCTTGTCGCGTGGTATTTCTGGTTTTCCAGCTCGGAGGGCACCCGTGTTCAAAGCGGTACAGGTGGGCTACAGGAAGCCCTGATTAAAGTAAAGGGAGGATATAGTCCCAATGTTATTGTAGTAGATGCCGGTAAGCCGGTGAGGTTGAATTTCCTTCGCGAAGAGACGGCCGCCTGCTCCGAGCAGGTGATCTTTCCGGACTTCGGAAAGCAGGCTACGCTAACCCCGCATAAAACCATTTCTGTGGAATTTATCCCCGATACACCTGGCGAATACGAATTTCAATGTGCGATGGGTATGCTGCGAGGTAAACTCATCGTTGAATAA
- a CDS encoding DUF2933 domain-containing protein, whose protein sequence is MEWIAENWFLLLITILFIVMHMFGHGHGGHGGHGRGHSQNSPEDHNHPENDTNKHQHH, encoded by the coding sequence ATGGAATGGATAGCTGAAAACTGGTTCCTATTACTAATAACTATACTTTTCATAGTCATGCATATGTTCGGTCATGGCCATGGTGGACACGGAGGGCATGGAAGAGGACATAGCCAGAACTCGCCAGAAGACCACAACCACCCTGAAAATGACACAAACAAACATCAACATCATTAG
- the nhaA gene encoding Na+/H+ antiporter NhaA: protein MKPLKQNPLVIFLESLKGKNQAGAGIAILLAVIVAMLWANSPLKEYYNEFIHMEIFIGLNGNTLSEPLLLWVNDGLMAVFFLFVGLELKREILGGKLSNPRKAILPIGAAVGGMLVPALIYSFFNGNGIGQSGWGIPMATDIAFALGVLSLFGNRVPVSLKVFLVALAIVDDLGAVLVIAVFYTSGISEMDLLHGFLFFLVLVGGNYFGVRSAWFYFIIGIGGVWLAFFFSGVHPTVAGILIAFTIPGKVKIKEQDYLKNLTILHRKFIETTPIKGSFISESQLEILEKIKSKTNDAETPLQKLEHGLSPIVGFFILPVFALVNAGIHIHGDILNTLSQQISLGIMAGLIVGKFIGIAGFSWILVKLNIAQLGEGVTWGQLCGVALIAGIGFTMSFFITDLAFQSEELRYIAKLSILITSILAGISGSLMLWVSSRSSSQYHSVKPIHKNGF from the coding sequence ATGAAACCTTTAAAGCAAAATCCTCTTGTGATTTTTTTGGAATCCCTAAAAGGAAAGAATCAGGCAGGGGCCGGTATTGCAATTTTATTGGCAGTCATTGTCGCTATGCTATGGGCAAATTCTCCTTTAAAAGAATATTACAATGAATTTATTCATATGGAAATTTTCATTGGGCTAAATGGAAATACCTTATCTGAGCCCTTGCTGCTGTGGGTAAATGATGGGTTAATGGCCGTATTCTTTCTATTTGTTGGTTTAGAGTTAAAGCGTGAAATACTCGGTGGAAAACTCTCGAATCCCCGTAAAGCCATACTGCCGATTGGGGCCGCCGTGGGCGGAATGCTTGTCCCGGCACTAATCTATTCATTCTTTAATGGTAATGGTATTGGACAAAGTGGTTGGGGAATACCAATGGCCACCGATATTGCTTTTGCATTGGGTGTACTTTCTCTGTTTGGAAATCGAGTGCCAGTTTCGCTTAAAGTCTTTTTAGTTGCTCTTGCTATTGTAGATGATTTGGGGGCAGTATTGGTGATCGCAGTTTTCTATACTTCGGGAATATCTGAAATGGATTTACTCCATGGTTTCCTTTTTTTCCTGGTACTTGTAGGAGGTAACTATTTTGGAGTCAGGAGTGCCTGGTTTTATTTCATTATTGGTATTGGAGGGGTATGGCTGGCCTTTTTCTTTTCAGGTGTTCACCCTACCGTTGCCGGTATTCTTATCGCTTTTACCATCCCTGGAAAAGTAAAAATTAAGGAACAAGATTATTTGAAAAATTTAACGATCCTTCACCGGAAATTTATAGAAACCACTCCCATTAAAGGAAGCTTCATTTCTGAAAGTCAACTGGAGATACTTGAAAAAATTAAAAGTAAAACCAATGATGCTGAAACCCCATTACAAAAATTAGAACATGGATTATCGCCTATCGTCGGCTTTTTTATACTACCTGTTTTTGCCCTGGTAAATGCGGGCATCCATATTCATGGTGATATTCTGAATACTCTGAGTCAGCAAATCAGCTTGGGCATCATGGCAGGACTTATAGTTGGCAAATTTATAGGGATTGCTGGCTTTTCATGGATTTTAGTAAAACTAAACATTGCACAACTTGGAGAAGGAGTAACATGGGGGCAACTTTGCGGTGTGGCTTTGATTGCAGGCATTGGATTTACAATGTCCTTTTTTATTACTGATCTGGCGTTCCAAAGTGAAGAACTTAGATATATTGCCAAGCTAAGCATCCTGATTACTTCTATTTTGGCCGGTATAAGTGGCTCTTTGATGCTTTGGGTGTCCTCAAGGTCAAGTTCCCAATATCATTCTGTAAAACCGATACATAAAAATGGATTCTAA
- a CDS encoding copper-translocating P-type ATPase, translating to MAKDVVCGMEVDNDSPYQSTYKDKTFKFCSENCKTKFDENPEKYVARHQDSPATYQITTNGIEKIQLPIVDMHCASCATTIEKELRKLPGIKKAVVNGATENAYVEYEGSEVSVSKIIDSIKKSGYRTGYAKLRLHISGMHCNSCVSQIEEELEGTSGILSASIDLGTEAALVKYIPSKVDYPALKNIIERMGYQVSEISHKYDENGSDTQNTAEGNQGSSDPVDENEQARNREYKSLMWKFIFSAVISIPVMIFSYPDFLGLPDQFQRGTDLLYWIWFSMGVVTLPVMFWAGSHFYTGAWAAFKNRSANMHTLIAVGITAAWLYSTVAVLFPEIFPTEALAEVFYDVTAVVVALVNLGLALEIKAKGRSSEAIKKLMGLQAKTARVVRDGKEQDIPVEEVVLDDIIVVRPGEKIPVDGEIVEGSSAIDESMITGESIPVEKHKGDEVIGATINKTGSFKFQATKVGKDTALAQIVQMVEEAQSSKTPIQRVVDKVSGYFVPAVIILAIAAFVVWYLIGPAPALIYALVVAVTVLIIACPCALGLATPISLMVGVGKGAENGILIRSGEALETAQKLDTIVLDKTGTITEGQPKLTDIVTANGFSEDEILNMSASVERASEHPLGEAIIKGAEERELTLLNPINFNAVPGHGVEAEVNGRKVLLGNVKMMRDNGIDTGNLLDQSTKLADEGKTPMFVAIGGKAAGIVAVADTVKTDSKEAIAQLKNMGLEVVMITGDNQRTADAIARQVGVDRVMAEVLPEDKALNVQKLQNEGKRVAMVGDGINDAPALAQADIGLAIGTGTDVAIEASDITLIKGSLKGVVLAIQLSKATMRNIKQNLFGAFAYNTAGLPVAAGLLYPFFGILLSPLIAAAAMAFSSVTVVTNANRLRKFQPKFSKANK from the coding sequence ATGGCTAAGGATGTTGTATGCGGAATGGAAGTTGATAATGATTCTCCATATCAAAGTACCTATAAGGATAAGACCTTTAAATTCTGCTCGGAAAACTGCAAAACAAAATTTGATGAGAATCCAGAAAAGTATGTTGCCAGGCATCAGGATTCTCCGGCTACCTACCAAATAACGACAAATGGTATTGAAAAAATTCAATTGCCTATTGTAGATATGCATTGTGCTTCCTGTGCCACAACCATTGAAAAAGAACTCCGGAAATTGCCGGGCATTAAGAAAGCAGTCGTTAATGGTGCTACCGAAAACGCCTATGTTGAATATGAAGGTTCTGAGGTTTCTGTTTCGAAAATAATTGATTCTATAAAAAAATCAGGTTATAGAACCGGGTATGCGAAGTTACGGCTTCATATTTCCGGAATGCACTGCAATTCATGTGTGTCGCAAATTGAAGAGGAACTTGAAGGTACTTCGGGCATACTCAGTGCGAGCATAGACCTTGGGACTGAGGCAGCCCTTGTAAAATATATCCCCTCAAAAGTTGATTATCCTGCTCTTAAAAACATCATTGAACGGATGGGATATCAGGTATCAGAAATTTCCCATAAATATGATGAGAACGGGAGTGATACCCAAAACACCGCAGAGGGAAATCAGGGTAGTAGTGACCCTGTAGATGAAAATGAACAGGCACGGAATAGAGAATATAAATCATTGATGTGGAAATTCATCTTTTCAGCGGTTATCTCTATTCCGGTAATGATTTTCAGCTATCCTGATTTCCTTGGACTTCCAGACCAGTTCCAACGGGGTACCGACCTGCTGTACTGGATTTGGTTCTCCATGGGCGTGGTAACGTTGCCGGTAATGTTTTGGGCAGGCTCACATTTCTATACCGGAGCTTGGGCAGCTTTTAAAAACCGGTCGGCCAATATGCATACCCTCATTGCAGTGGGTATTACGGCAGCTTGGCTGTACTCTACGGTAGCTGTATTATTCCCGGAAATCTTTCCAACTGAAGCATTGGCTGAAGTATTTTATGATGTTACCGCTGTTGTAGTTGCTTTAGTTAATCTGGGCTTAGCTCTTGAGATTAAAGCAAAAGGTCGGAGTTCGGAGGCTATTAAAAAACTAATGGGCCTACAGGCTAAAACAGCCCGTGTAGTACGTGATGGGAAGGAACAAGATATACCCGTTGAAGAAGTAGTATTAGACGATATTATTGTGGTTCGCCCCGGAGAGAAGATACCGGTTGACGGGGAAATCGTGGAAGGCTCTTCGGCTATTGACGAATCGATGATCACCGGGGAATCCATCCCGGTTGAAAAACATAAGGGTGATGAGGTGATTGGCGCCACCATCAATAAAACGGGTTCATTTAAATTCCAGGCCACCAAAGTAGGCAAAGACACGGCACTTGCACAGATCGTACAAATGGTCGAGGAAGCCCAGAGTTCCAAAACACCCATCCAGCGTGTAGTGGATAAAGTTTCAGGTTATTTTGTCCCTGCTGTCATTATCCTGGCTATCGCTGCTTTCGTTGTCTGGTATCTTATAGGGCCTGCCCCGGCACTAATTTACGCTTTGGTTGTTGCCGTTACGGTACTGATCATTGCATGCCCCTGCGCTCTGGGCTTAGCAACTCCAATTTCATTAATGGTAGGTGTAGGCAAAGGAGCTGAAAATGGTATCCTGATCCGCAGCGGAGAAGCGCTGGAGACCGCACAGAAACTTGATACCATTGTCTTAGATAAAACGGGTACCATTACAGAAGGACAACCCAAGCTGACCGACATTGTTACCGCAAACGGCTTTAGCGAGGATGAGATTCTGAATATGAGTGCCAGCGTGGAACGCGCTTCCGAACACCCGCTGGGGGAAGCCATCATAAAAGGAGCAGAAGAACGAGAACTTACTCTTCTGAACCCCATAAATTTTAACGCCGTGCCCGGTCACGGTGTAGAAGCCGAAGTGAACGGACGAAAGGTACTTCTCGGAAATGTTAAAATGATGAGAGATAACGGCATCGATACAGGCAATTTACTGGATCAAAGCACCAAACTGGCCGATGAAGGTAAAACTCCAATGTTTGTTGCAATAGGCGGAAAAGCTGCCGGAATCGTGGCCGTAGCCGACACCGTAAAAACCGATTCCAAAGAAGCTATAGCTCAACTTAAGAACATGGGACTGGAGGTCGTCATGATAACCGGCGACAACCAGCGAACCGCTGATGCCATTGCACGCCAAGTGGGTGTGGATCGCGTTATGGCCGAAGTGCTGCCCGAAGATAAAGCCCTGAATGTGCAAAAACTCCAAAATGAAGGTAAACGAGTAGCAATGGTAGGCGACGGCATCAATGATGCACCAGCGCTGGCCCAGGCCGACATAGGGCTGGCTATCGGCACCGGAACGGATGTAGCCATCGAAGCCTCCGACATCACCCTGATCAAAGGCAGCCTGAAAGGTGTGGTATTGGCGATCCAGCTTTCCAAGGCGACGATGAGAAATATCAAACAGAACCTGTTCGGAGCCTTTGCCTATAACACGGCCGGTTTGCCGGTTGCCGCAGGGTTGTTGTATCCGTTCTTTGGTATCCTGCTTTCGCCACTGATTGCCGCTGCCGCCATGGCTTTTAGTTCTGTAACAGTTGTTACCAATGCTAATCGGCTGCGCAAGTTCCAACCAAAATTTTCAAAAGCTAATAAATAA
- a CDS encoding ATPase has product MATFNVIKASGEREPFYESKLRNSLRKAGADQQITDKIIHSIQRILFEGITTEKIYREAFKQLRQYSNSSAGRYKLKEALLELGPSGYPFEKFIGELLNRLGYQTDTGVIVNGNCVSHEIDVIAEKDDEHFMIECKFHNRKGHKCNVKIPLYIQSRFKDVERNWRSQSGHEDKQHQAWVVTNTRFTTDAQQYGKCVGLKLLSWDYPENNGLKDLISHVHLHPITSLTTLSNQKKKLLLEQNVVFCKQICEDKQVLKSVGLDNHTMNKVFEEAMDICNVKNNSVNR; this is encoded by the coding sequence ATGGCAACCTTTAACGTAATTAAAGCGTCCGGAGAAAGGGAACCTTTTTATGAGAGTAAGCTTCGCAATTCTCTCAGAAAAGCAGGTGCCGATCAACAGATTACAGACAAGATTATTCACTCTATCCAACGGATTCTATTTGAAGGGATAACGACTGAAAAAATATACAGAGAAGCTTTTAAGCAGCTCAGGCAATACTCAAATTCTTCGGCTGGCAGATATAAATTAAAAGAAGCCCTGCTGGAATTAGGGCCTTCCGGCTATCCTTTTGAAAAATTTATCGGAGAACTTCTAAACAGGCTCGGTTATCAAACTGATACCGGAGTTATTGTTAACGGGAATTGCGTCTCCCATGAAATTGATGTTATCGCAGAAAAAGACGACGAACATTTTATGATCGAGTGTAAATTTCACAACCGGAAAGGTCATAAATGTAATGTAAAAATTCCACTTTACATTCAATCACGATTCAAGGATGTAGAAAGAAACTGGAGGAGCCAATCCGGCCACGAAGACAAACAACACCAGGCCTGGGTAGTTACAAACACCCGTTTCACTACAGATGCCCAGCAGTATGGAAAATGTGTAGGTCTTAAACTCTTAAGCTGGGATTATCCGGAAAATAACGGACTAAAAGACCTAATAAGCCATGTACATCTTCATCCGATTACAAGCCTGACAACCCTAAGCAATCAAAAGAAAAAGCTCCTTTTGGAACAAAATGTTGTCTTCTGCAAGCAGATATGTGAGGACAAGCAAGTTCTTAAGAGCGTTGGGCTTGATAATCATACCATGAACAAGGTCTTTGAGGAAGCCATGGATATATGTAATGTTAAAAATAATTCAGTGAACAGATGA
- a CDS encoding YHS domain-containing protein yields the protein MEDTMKAQNICPVMGHEIEDPTSAPSSEYKGTTYYFCCENCKTTFDENPADFIGSNGSHHHHH from the coding sequence ATGGAGGATACCATGAAAGCACAAAACATCTGCCCTGTAATGGGACACGAAATCGAAGACCCAACAAGCGCCCCCAGCAGTGAGTACAAGGGAACAACCTATTACTTCTGCTGCGAAAATTGCAAAACAACATTTGATGAAAATCCCGCCGATTTTATAGGAAGCAACGGTAGCCACCATCATCATCACTAA